Genomic window (Streptomyces sp. TG1A-60):
CACGCCAAGGGCCTGATCCTGCACCCCTACACCCTGCGCAACGAGAACACCTTCCTGCCCGCCGACTTCCGCAAGGGCACGGACCCCAACGCCTACGGCGACGCCTTCGGCGCGTTGGCGGTGTATTTCGCGACCGGCATCGACGGCATCTTCACCGACAACCCGGACACGGGCCTGCTGGCCCACGCGGACTTCGTCAACGACTGAGCTCCGTGCCCCGGTTGGGGTGACTCCCCGCCGCCCCGGCAACCCCCTGCCGGGGCGGCGGCGTCCCGGGGCATATGACACACGACATGCTCGCCACCCTCCGGCCCCTGCTGGTCGCGGAAGTGTCGGCCGAGGCCTCCGCGGCCGGTGCGGAGGCGGGGGACCTGGAGCAGGCGGTCTGGCTGCGCCTGCTGGAACGGCTCGACACCGACGGCCCGCCCGCCGACCCCGAGGGCTGGCTGCGCAGCGCCGTCCGTTTCGAGGCCCGCCTCAGCCGCCGCACGGCCCGACTCGAACGGCCGTACGTCGCCGAGCCCGCCGACGAGCACGCCCCCGGCCCCGAACAGCAGGCACTCACGGCCGCCCGCCGTCGCGCGCTGCACGCGGCGGTACGCCGGCTGCCCGGCCGCTGCCCCCGGTTGCTCGCGGCCCTGCTGTCCCCGCAGGACCTCACGTATCGTGAGATCGCGGGCGAGTTGGGCATCTCACAGGGCAGCCTCGGTCCGGAACGTTCCAGATGCCTGGGATGTCTTCGGCGATTGCTGGCCGCGGAGGTTGCGGCACGCGAACCGAGGGGATAGGAGTCAGGGACATCGGGTGAGCAGGTGAGCGGGAGGCGTGCACACATGGGCATGAGCGTGACCATCTCCGTGGCGACCGGGCAGGACGCCGACCAGATCTTCAGGCTGAGATACCTGTGTTTCCAGAGCGAGGCGGCGCTGTACGGCAACTACCGCATCGATCCGCTCGTCCAGAGCCTCGACTCCGTCCGCGCTGAGGTCGCCTCGGACTGCGTGTTCGTGGCCCGACTGGGTGACGAGGTGGTCGGCTCCGTCCACGGCACCCTCCTCGACGACGGCACCGCCTCCATCGGCAAACTCTGCGTCCACCCCCGCCTCCAGGGCCACGGCATCGGCGCGAGGCTGCTCCGCGCGGCCGAATCCGCCCTGGCCGGGGAGCGCGGCGCCACCAGGTTCCGCCTCAGTGCCGGCCGGCGCAGCGAGGGCAACCTCCGGCTGTACCGCCGAGTCGGCTACGAGACCGTCGGCACCAGCCAGGGCCAGGACGGCGTTCCGATGGTGGTCCTGGAGAAGCCGGCGGGAGCGTACGCGGCGACGGCATAGAAGGCGGCCCGGAAGGGGTGCGGGGCAGAGTCCGATCGCGGCTCCGCCGCATGGGCGCGACCGGCCGTGCGGCGAACGTGCGTGCCAGGGTTCGGGCGCCGGACCGGAGGGCACCCGGCAGGCTCTCAGGCGGCCTGCCCCCGCCGCGCACCCGTCCGCAGCCAGTACATCGCGGTGATCGGAAGAATGACGGGAATGAAGAGGTACCCGATCCCGTAGTCCGACCACACGGTCTTGTCGGGGAACGCCGACGGCTCGACCAGCGTCCAGGTCCCGACGACCAGTACGCCGGCCAGTTCGACCGCACAGCAGATCCGTGCCGCCTTCCGGGCGAACTCCCCGCCACGCACCAACGAGTACGTGATGAAGCCGTACACAACACCCGCCACCGCCGACAGCGCATAGGCGAGCGGCGCGTGTGCGAACTCGGTCGAGATCTGCACGATCGACCGCGACACCGCCCCGACGACCATCACGCCGTACAACCACACGAGCAACATCCCCGGCCCGCTGATGAGCCGTGCCCGCTCGGTCTCCGGTTCCTCCCGCACGGCGGACACGTCAGCCTCCCCAGATGTCGTAGAGCCGCACCTGCAGTACGGCGAGCACCACACCGCCCGCCGCGACGGTCACGCTGCCCCAGCGTGTCCGCTCCGCCAGCGACATGAACCCGGTCGCCGGGACGCAGGCGAACGCCCCGAGGAGGTACGACACGAAGATCGTGGTCCCCTGCTCCGGCTTCGCCCCGCGCGCCAAGTGCACGATCCCGACGACCAGTTGCACGAGGGCCAGCACCGACACCACGGCCATGCCGATGAAGTGCCAGTCCTTGGTCGGCTGATCGCGGTACGCGGCCCAGCAGCACCAGGCGGCGAGCAGAAGCGCGGCGACGGCGGTCGTCACCGTCAGGGGAACAAGCATGCCGCGACCCTATTACGGCCCAAAAGCCCCGCCGCGCCCGGCCCCGCGCGGTGAAACCCGTCGACGGCCCATCGTGGCTTGACGGCCGCGGCAGATGCCCGCCAGGTGGACGCTACCTGTCCTGACCTGGGGGTACGCCGCCGGAAATCGTCCGGCATGCGGACAGTCGTCACTCGCCCGAGTCGGCGACGGAAACATCGAGGACAAGTGGAGCGACGGCTCGGTCGTCCCGTCCTTCTGAGCCGACGGCACGTATACGGCGTATCGCCACGCACGGGGTCCACTCGCTCACCGCGGGTGGGCCTCGTGGTGCGATTCAGTGCTTTCATGCTGCATGCTGGGCAGTTCATCAGACTCTCAAAGGTTTCGAATGTTACGGAGCGGCGCATGACGAGCACCTTCCCCGACATCTCCATCAGCACGGAGCGGTTGGTTCTGCGCCCGTTCGACGAGGGCGACGTCCAGGCGCTCACCGAGATGATGAACGACGAGCAGGTGATGGCCTGGACCGATGTCCCGCAGCCCTTCACCGAACACGGTGCCCGCACCTGGATCACGGAGTACGTGCCCACTGAACGCACCTCCGGGCGCGGCCTCGACCTCGCCGTCACCGAGTTCCTCACCCAGCGTCTGGTCGGCGTCATCCAGTTGACCAAGACCAACTGGCACGTCCGGTCCGCCGAACTGTCGTACGTCGTCGCGCCCTGGGCGCGCGGCGAGGGCTACGCCTCCGAAGCCGCCCTCGCGACCGCCCAATGGCTGTTCCGCGAGCAGAAGTTCGAGCGCATCGAGCTGCGCACCGCCGCCGACAACACCGCCTCGCAGCAGGTCGCGCAGAAGATCGGCTGTATCAGCGAGGGTGTGCTGCGCAACGCCTGCATAGCGCGCAGCCGTACCGCCGAGGACAGCTGGACCGAGGTCCGCACGGACTTCATCGTCTGGAGCCTCCTCCCGGAGGACATCGAGGGCGTCGGCGAGGAACTGGCCGACAGCAGTGGTTTCGGCTCCTACTCGGACTGGAACTGAACAACCCACGGGCACGCGCACGGCCGCCGCCCGGCCGCCGGGTCCCACCGTGCCACCAGGTACTCTCACGGGACCCCCGTGCGGGCACTCCCGACGACCTGCGAAGACCCCCTGGAGACTGACGACGATGGCCGACCGGGTCACGGTGATCGGCTGGGACGGCTCCCCCTGACCGCCGCGGCGCGCTCCGCTCTCGCCGCCGCCACGCTGGTCGCGGGCGCGGCCCACCATCTGGCCCTGCCCGAGGTGCCCCCGGCCGCCGAACGCATCCGGCTCGGCAGCGTCTCCCTCGCCGCCCGCCGCATCGCCGCCCACCGAGGCACGGCCGTCGTGTTCGCCGACGGCGACCCGGGCTTCTTCGGAGTCGTCCGCACCCTGCGCGGCCCCGAGTTCGGCCTGGAGGTCGAGGTCGTCCCCGGTGTCTCCTCCGTGGCCGCCGCCTTCGCCCGCGCCGGAATGCCCTGGGACGACGCCCAGGTGGTCGTCGCCCACCGCCGCACGCTGCGCCGCGCGGTGAACGTCTGCCGCGCCCACACCAAGGTCGCCGTCCTCACCTCGCCCGGCGCCGGACCCGCCGAACTCGGCCTGCTGCTCGACGGAGTTCACCGCACCTTCGTGATCTGCGAGGAGCTCGGCACCGAACGCGAACGCGTCACCGTCGTCACCTCCGACAAGGCCGTCGACCACACCTGGCGCGACCCCAACCTCGTCATCGTCATCGGCGGGCCCGTCACCGCGGCCGAGGGTGGCGGCTGGTTCGCAGGCCGCGCCCCCGGCGCCGGCCCACGCGGCTGGACCCTGCCCGCCGGCGTCTACGGCGGCGCCATGGGCGAGGGTGAGGCCGAAGTGCTGCGCTCCTCCCAACTGGCCCGCCTGGGACCGCGCGTGGGCGATCTGGTCTGGGACATCGGCTCCGGCAGCGGCGCCTTCGCCACCGAGGCCGCCCGCTGCGGCGCCGCCGTCATCGCCGTCGACCGCGACCCCGAGGCCTGCGGCCGTACGACCCTCGCCGCCCGCCGCTTCGGCGTCCAGCTCCAGGTCGTCCACGGCACGGCCCCGCACATCATGGAGAACCTCCCCGAACCCGACGTCGTACGCGTCGGCGGTGGGGGAGCGGCGGTGGTCTCCGCCGTCGCCGACCGCCGCCCCCGGAGCATCGTCACCCACGCCCTGACCCGCCCCGCCGCCGAGCGCGTCGGACGGGACCTGACCGAGCACGGATACGACGTCCGGTGCGAGTTCGTCCAGTCCGTCGAACTCGACACAAGAGCCTGGACGGAACGGCAACGGAGCGTTGCGTTCCTGCTCAGCGGGACATTGCCCGAACGTTCCCCGTGATCCGGTCGTCGTACCGGCGCGGTAGGCTGGCCGATCGTTGTACCGCACTTCGGCACCCGGCACTTCGTCGGTCAATGTCCGGAAACCGTGCCCGTTTTGAGGGCGTGTGTGGTACGGCGGAACCGGGGGACGCGCAACGTGGCGCAGTCCACAGCGGACCGTCGCGGATCAACCTGTCGCGACGGCGGGACGACCGGGACAATGGCCAGTCAATGGCTTTGTCGACATGCAGGCGGTCGTCACGTGCCGCTGGGCACGCACGCTCGTTCTCCACAGTGGGGCGGTAGGTGCGCCGTTCCCGGGCCAGCTGGCATGGAGGCACTAATTGATGGGCGAGGGGTACGCATGACCGACACCGGCCAGGTCCCGGGCGAGGGGCAGCCGGAGAGCGCAGGCATGGTGGAGCAGCCGGGCGTCCCTGCGCCGGGTGCGTACACCTACCTCTCCGAGACCACCACCGAGGACGAAGACCTCCTCCTGCCGGGCGCCCAGGGCGCGTGGGGCAACGAAATGCCGCCGCCCGCCCCCGAGCCCGTCGTCCAGGTCGTCCACGAGCCCGGCCCGCACGAGATGTCGGGCAGGGACAGCGGCTCGCTCGACCTCGGCGCCGTCCGCGCCCCCGTCGCGACGCCCGTCCCGCAGCCTCCGGTGGCGCGCCGACCGCTGCACCTCGGCCCGCCCACCCCCGACGCCTCCGCCAGTCCGGTCCGTTCCCTGGCCGACCGGGGTCCGGCGGGCGCCCCCGTCCCGCCCGGCGCCGTACGCCGGCCCGGCCCGACCGCCACCGGCCCCGAGTACCTCGACGTGCCCCCGCAGGCCGCGACGCCCTGGGCCGACGCATCCGCTCCGGTCGCGCCCGGAGTGGTTGCCGGGGCTGCGACCGCAGAAACGGTCGTTCCGCAGGAGGAGCAGGCTTCCGTGGCCGTGGCGCAGGCGCCGCCCGCCGAGGACGTGGCGCAGGGAGAGCAGGAGGCCCTGGCCGCCGAGGCCCTGTACCAGGCCCAGGACGCCGCCTACGCCCTGGCCCAGGAGGCCGCAGCCGCCCAGTTCCGGACCCCGGACGCCGTCGGGGCACCGGTCGCCGCTCAGCCGCAGACTCCGCAGGCGGTCGAGGTTCCGGCTGCTGCCCGGCCTGAGAACTCGGAGCCTGCTCAGGCTCCGGCTGCTGTTCGGCCGCAGGGTCCGGAGGCCGTCCACGCCTCGGCCGCCGGTCAGCAGCAGGGCCCGGTGACCGCTGAGGCCCCGTCCGTCACTCAGCCCCAGGTCCCGGAGGCGGCCGTGGCGCCATCCGCGCCCGAGGCCGCCGAGGTCCCGCCAGTGGCGGCGGCCCCGCAGGCCGAGGGCCCGCAGACCCCCGAGCCGGTGGGCACGGCCCTCGTGGATGCCGTGCCGGCGGCCCAGGCGCCGGAGGCCACGCCGTTCTCCCCGGCTGCCCAGGACTCCGACCCGGTCCAGCCCCAGGTGGCCGCCGAGGCTCAGGACGTCGCCCAGGTTCCGCAGGAGCCCGAGGAGGGTGCCGAGCCCCTCGACGCGTACGTACCGGCCCGGCCCGCCGACGCGGACGCGCCGCCGGAGGCCGACGCCGCGACGCCGGTGCCCGCGCAGGACGAGCAGGCCCCGGCCGACGCGCCGACGGCTGCGGTGGACGCCCCCCAGGCCGCTGCCCCCGAGGAGGGTGCGCCGACCGCCGTGCCGGAGCGGCAGTCCGCCACCGATGTGCCGGACCCGCAGACCGCGACCGCCGAGCCGGACCAGGAGAACGCCCCCGTGGCCCCGGACGAGCAGGCCGCGAGCGTCGCACCGGACGACGCCGCGCAGGATCCCGGGCTCGCCCAGGACCCGCAGCAGCCGGCGGAGGCGTC
Coding sequences:
- a CDS encoding sigma-70 family RNA polymerase sigma factor codes for the protein MTHDMLATLRPLLVAEVSAEASAAGAEAGDLEQAVWLRLLERLDTDGPPADPEGWLRSAVRFEARLSRRTARLERPYVAEPADEHAPGPEQQALTAARRRALHAAVRRLPGRCPRLLAALLSPQDLTYREIAGELGISQGSLGPERSRCLGCLRRLLAAEVAAREPRG
- a CDS encoding GNAT family N-acetyltransferase, which gives rise to MTSTFPDISISTERLVLRPFDEGDVQALTEMMNDEQVMAWTDVPQPFTEHGARTWITEYVPTERTSGRGLDLAVTEFLTQRLVGVIQLTKTNWHVRSAELSYVVAPWARGEGYASEAALATAQWLFREQKFERIELRTAADNTASQQVAQKIGCISEGVLRNACIARSRTAEDSWTEVRTDFIVWSLLPEDIEGVGEELADSSGFGSYSDWN
- a CDS encoding GNAT family N-acetyltransferase, producing the protein MGMSVTISVATGQDADQIFRLRYLCFQSEAALYGNYRIDPLVQSLDSVRAEVASDCVFVARLGDEVVGSVHGTLLDDGTASIGKLCVHPRLQGHGIGARLLRAAESALAGERGATRFRLSAGRRSEGNLRLYRRVGYETVGTSQGQDGVPMVVLEKPAGAYAATA